CTCGGCGGCCGCCGCTGCGGTGTGCACCGCGTCGGGCACCAGGCGGACCATGCTGGGCTGGCCGGCGCCGTCGAGCGCGCCGGAGCCGTCCAGCGCGTCCTGCACCGCCCGTACGTTCGGGTGTGGCTGCATGTCGCCATTCTTCCCGGTCCGCCGGCGGCCGGGTCAGCCGGCCACGCCGTGTCCCACCCCGTTGCGGCGCCCCGCCGCCCGCGGTCAGGGCCGGGCGCGGTCGGTGAGCAGCAGTTGCACCCCGTCGAGGATCCGGGACAGCCCGAAGTCGAGCGCCTGGTCGCGGCCGTCGTGGGCGGCGGCCGACGCCACCGCCGCGAGCAGTGCCGGAAAGCGCTGCTCGTGACCCCTCAGCAGGGCAGACAGCGCGGGTTCCATGGCCTGTTCCGGCGTCTCGGTGGGGATGGCCGCCACCTGCTGGGCGAGGTTGCGGACGTGCCCGACCAGGAGCACCACGACATCGAGCTTCTCCCCGCCGTGCAGGCGGGTGCCGTTCAGGGCGTTGATGGCCCGTTCCATCCAGCCCAGCTCGTTGGGGCCCAGCACCCGTACGCCGACGGTGGCGGTCACCGCCCACGGGTGGCGGCGGAACCGGTCGTACATCTGCCGTGCCCAGGCGTCCAGCTGGTCGCGCCAGGGCGCGTCGGCGGGCAGTACGGGTGGTTCCCCGATTCCGGTCTCGATCATGAGGGCGACGAGTTCGGTCTTGCCCGGCACGTACCGGTAGAGCGCCATCTTGGTCACGTCGAGCGATTCCGCGACCCGTTGCATGGTGACCGCGCCGAGCCCGTCGGTGTCGGCGATCGCGATGCCGGCCCGGGCGATGGCGGTCAGGGTGAGCGTGGGTCGGGGGCCGCGCCGTGGTGCGCTCGGCGGCTGCCAGAGCAGCTCGACGAGGCGTCGGCGCTGCGTCGCGTCGGTGGCGTCCGCCGGTTCCATCGGCCTCCCGTCGAGCTGTCTTGTTCAGGTCCATGAACTGTGTCTAGAGTAATCTGTATCCGTCGGACACAGTTTTGGAGGCGTCCCATGTCGCACCCCCTTCCCCTTCGCGGTCTGCGCGTCCTCGTCTCCGGCGCCGGCGTCGCCGGGCCGTCGCTGGCCTGGTGGCTGACCCGTTACGGCGCGGACGTCACAGTCGTCGAGCTGGCCCCCGCGCTGCGCGCCAGTGGCTTCGCGGTCGATTTCCGCGGCCCCACGCACCTGCGGGTGCTGGCCGCGATGGGTGTGCTCGACGAGCTGCGCGCCGTGCAGACCCACGGCGGAGCGATGAGCTGCGTGGATGAGCGGGACCGGGAGATCTTCCGGCTGCCCGCCGAGTTCGCTGGGGGTGAGCTGGAGGTCTACCGCCGGGACCTGTCCCGGATCCTGCACCGGCGCAGCGCCGACCGGGCCGAGTACCTGTTCGGCGACCAGGTCACCGCCCTCACCGAGGCCGCCGACGGGGTGCACGTCACGCTCGACCGCGCCGGTGCCCGCACCGTCGACCTGGTGGTCGGCGCCGACGGGCTGCACTCCGGCGTACGCCGGCTGGCCTTCGGCCCGGAGCGGGAGTATGTGCGGCACCTCGGCTACCAACTGGCCGGCTGGGACCTGCCCAACGAGC
Above is a window of Micromonospora coriariae DNA encoding:
- a CDS encoding TetR/AcrR family transcriptional regulator, yielding MEPADATDATQRRRLVELLWQPPSAPRRGPRPTLTLTAIARAGIAIADTDGLGAVTMQRVAESLDVTKMALYRYVPGKTELVALMIETGIGEPPVLPADAPWRDQLDAWARQMYDRFRRHPWAVTATVGVRVLGPNELGWMERAINALNGTRLHGGEKLDVVVLLVGHVRNLAQQVAAIPTETPEQAMEPALSALLRGHEQRFPALLAAVASAAAHDGRDQALDFGLSRILDGVQLLLTDRARP